The genomic DNA gaacgAAAGCTGCttcgtttaaaaaaatgtatttaatttatgaacaataaaaataaaaaacaactgtttaaagatgaataaaaaataaaattgtaaatgtCCTACCATGTCGCAGAGACCCTTCTTCATTAGTAATTATTCAAATCTGATGATTTCTATCTGCTTTGTAAAGTCAAGGTTTCCAGCGTGGCCTTAAAGCACGtgcttgttttttctgttttaattttaaagagTCTGATGAAGCCTAACGGAGAATAACGagaagaacccccccccccccccccccccacacacacacacaccgattgGTGCGGGGTGGGAGCCAATGCGGATGGAGGAGGGAGGGGTGCTGATGGGGTTGGGGTAGAGGTGGTGGTGGGgagtagaaaaagaaaaggcgTCGGGTGTTTATTATAAAGCAGAAAATATTAATTCCCCCCTCGCTTTGAGCAGTGACGTCACCATAGGCAGTGATTGTAGAGCAGCGCACGAGCGATTAGCAGCAAAAAGCTCGAGCCTGATGTGGAGCAGTGCGCGTCTCTCGATGCGCAGCAACTTTTAACGCCAAAGTTCAGCAACATCCAGGGACGTGGACTGTACGGGACCTGGACCTGGATTTCACTCCGCATCTCTGGGCTTAACATTTACttcatttcttcttctctttttgaAACACTTTCCAAcagttgttattgtttgtttgtttgtttgttgttgttgtttttcctggAGAATCGGTGCATCGCTGTAATGAAGGCGTCCTCCGTCCTTTCCTAACATGGAAGCATCGAGCGGCTCCAGCTTTGGGATAGACACTATTTTATCCTGCGCCTCCAATTCTGGCAACCCGGGGCTGATGAGCGCGGACTTCCGCCTGCAGGGCGACAGCAGGACCGCGGACCTGAGGAGCCAGGGGAGCCCTGGGAGCCCGTCACCGGCATGCTCGGACATAGACACGGTGGGAACCGAGCCCTCGTCCCCCATCTCGGTCACCATGGAGCACCCGTCCGGTGCAGACGCGCACCTGGTCCCGGAGAGCCTTCATCATCagcaccatcaccaccaccacctcctgcTCCAGCAGCAGCACGGGGCCGGGGCCGGGTGCGCCCCCAGGACCGCCACCTCCTCCTTCCTAATCAAAGACATTCTCGGGGACAGCAAACCGCTGGCTGCGTGCGCACCTTACAGCACCAGCGTGTCCTCCCCGCACCACACACCCAAAGCAGAGAGCGGCTCGGCCGCGGACGGTTTCAGACCCAAACTGGAACAGGACGAAATGCGGAACAAGTTGGACAAAAGAGACGAAATTCACAGTGACATCAAGTGCAACGGTAagcgtgtgcgcgcgcgtgcgtgcgtgtggggAACGAGCTCAGAGATGATTTAAcccgattattattattattattattattattattattattattattattattattattattatatacgcATAATTTATGAAGTTGTTTCATTCATGCAATTAATGAACATAAACCTAAACATAGAGACAAGGAAAGGTACTTCATTGtttctgaataataataataataataataataataataataataataataataataataataataataataatagaatagaatgttTTAATTGTCATTGTACACAACAAATGTAAGAAAcaagtgtatttaaaaaaataaaataataataataataataataataataataataataataataataataataataataataataataataatgtgcagCATGTAGCTTTCTTCTTTCGGGGTGTAATAGATGTGAAACAGATGTGCCCGCTGATTCTCCCCGTGCGTAAAGGCCTCCCTAGTGGGTCAATTAGAGAGATTATTGTTCTTCCTGGGGTGGGTTGGGAGGGGAGGTGGGGGATCAGAGCGCACAGATACACGCGCTACAAATAGACGacgattgatttattgatttctcccaaaagaacaaaaaaaaaaaaaaaaacaatcaaaaataaaacaaagttcaGGTGACAATTATAAGTTTGACAGAGTGAAAGTTTAATCTGAGGAAagtttcatcattttattttctagagAAGATTAAAAACAGAGGGACTATGTTTGTTTCCTCTTGTGTTGTGTTCAGGGACCAAAGAGGAAGGGGACCGGGAGATCTCCAGTAGCAGAGACAGTCCCCCAGTCCGATCCAAAAAGCCCCGCAAAGCACGCACGGCCTTCACGGACCACCAGCTCAACCAGCTGGAGCGGAGCTTCGAGAGGCAGAAATACCTCAGTGTGCAGGACCGGATGGACCTGGCTGCGGCCCTCAACCTCACCGACACGCAGGTCAAGACCTGGTACCAGAACAGAC from Gouania willdenowi chromosome 4, fGouWil2.1, whole genome shotgun sequence includes the following:
- the barhl2 gene encoding barH-like 2 homeobox protein, translated to MEASSGSSFGIDTILSCASNSGNPGLMSADFRLQGDSRTADLRSQGSPGSPSPACSDIDTVGTEPSSPISVTMEHPSGADAHLVPESLHHQHHHHHHLLLQQQHGAGAGCAPRTATSSFLIKDILGDSKPLAACAPYSTSVSSPHHTPKAESGSAADGFRPKLEQDEMRNKLDKRDEIHSDIKCNGTKEEGDREISSSRDSPPVRSKKPRKARTAFTDHQLNQLERSFERQKYLSVQDRMDLAAALNLTDTQVKTWYQNRRTKWKRQTAVGLELLAEAGNYSALQRMFPSPYFYHPSLLGTVDSTTAAAAAAAMYSSMYRTPSTPHPTLQRPLVPRVLIHGIGPGGQPALNPMAGAPHPR